The following proteins are co-located in the Sporosarcina pasteurii genome:
- a CDS encoding glycine betaine ABC transporter substrate-binding protein: MKKFSLGLMIVLLLAFVAGCASDGGEKETTANQKITFGVTPWTSTVPPTKIASLIIQDMGYDVEEISADATNVYIGLSRGDIDVFMDSWLPAHENLLEKYADQVEDTAISYDDVETGLVVPTYMEDINSVNDLKGKEDLFSNEVYGIESGANVTGIINELLESYELDLKQVNSSEGGMLAQARRLMENEDPVSFFGWRPHTMFNQYDLKVLADEQNFFETAAVHVITNNELKENAPDVHQFLSNWHISLDEVEEMIVKIEDENADPEAVAREWIDNNQDKVNEMIGK; this comes from the coding sequence AAATTTTCATTGGGTTTGATGATTGTTCTACTATTAGCATTTGTCGCTGGTTGCGCTTCAGACGGAGGAGAAAAAGAGACAACAGCAAATCAAAAGATTACTTTTGGCGTTACGCCATGGACAAGTACTGTTCCACCGACAAAAATCGCAAGTCTAATTATCCAAGATATGGGATACGATGTAGAGGAAATTAGTGCGGATGCAACAAACGTATATATTGGCCTTTCGCGTGGTGACATTGACGTGTTTATGGATTCGTGGTTGCCTGCTCACGAAAATCTTTTAGAAAAATATGCAGATCAAGTAGAAGATACTGCAATTAGCTATGATGACGTTGAGACAGGATTAGTAGTACCTACATATATGGAAGACATTAATTCAGTCAATGACTTAAAAGGAAAAGAAGACTTATTCAGTAATGAAGTATATGGAATAGAAAGCGGAGCGAATGTAACTGGTATTATTAATGAACTACTAGAGAGTTATGAATTGGATTTAAAACAAGTGAATTCATCCGAAGGCGGCATGCTCGCCCAGGCAAGGCGTTTAATGGAAAATGAGGACCCTGTGAGCTTTTTCGGATGGCGTCCACATACAATGTTTAATCAATATGACCTTAAAGTATTAGCTGATGAACAAAACTTCTTTGAAACAGCAGCTGTTCATGTGATCACGAATAATGAACTGAAAGAAAACGCGCCTGACGTTCATCAGTTTTTAAGTAATTGGCACATATCGCTCGATGAGGTCGAAGAGATGATTGTAAAAATTGAGGACGAGAATGCCGACCCAGAAGCTGTTGCACGTGAGTGGATTGACAATAATCAGGATAAAGTGAATGAAATGATCGGTAAGTAA
- a CDS encoding type II secretion system protein yields the protein MKVRNNEQGSTLLIVLMLIVVFSILGVGLLSMNISASKQFNKKEEQVQARHLAEMGLLHYKSEIKDQLTAYTFQKDDHETTEDALKRSQLELCEMLDLEIEYPLHNSKEYIAQAIPDGNCEKNSEGKMKLKLSSQGKSNETLKRITATATFIPPTVIEIDDIPAKPNIPGEPLPDLPDYSEGDVEVTGPIFTKKETQHFKGSLVINHAAKDPTFRVDGGNGYNLTVDKDFYIGGDLDSQNHACILVRGNLTIQGESYLGNKTVVIVYGNAYFKIKPELQNENAQIYVAGNTFLGSPAEKTTEYKSIPIFKECKEPDDFKEPYEPERALYQWKLEDELNPIYE from the coding sequence ATGAAAGTTAGAAATAATGAGCAGGGAAGCACGTTATTGATCGTATTGATGCTTATCGTCGTATTTTCCATTCTAGGGGTTGGATTACTTTCAATGAACATCTCTGCGTCAAAGCAGTTTAATAAAAAAGAAGAACAAGTACAGGCAAGGCATCTGGCCGAGATGGGATTACTACATTATAAGTCAGAAATTAAAGATCAATTAACAGCATATACATTTCAAAAAGATGATCACGAAACCACAGAAGATGCATTAAAGAGAAGTCAATTAGAACTTTGTGAGATGTTGGATTTAGAAATAGAATATCCATTACATAATAGTAAGGAATATATAGCCCAAGCTATACCGGATGGCAATTGTGAAAAAAACTCTGAAGGGAAAATGAAATTAAAACTTTCTAGCCAAGGAAAATCCAATGAAACATTAAAAAGAATAACGGCAACAGCTACTTTTATACCTCCCACTGTTATAGAGATTGACGACATTCCAGCAAAGCCTAATATACCAGGAGAACCGTTGCCTGATTTACCAGACTATTCAGAGGGCGATGTAGAAGTAACCGGACCTATTTTTACTAAGAAAGAAACACAGCATTTTAAAGGCTCTTTAGTTATTAATCATGCTGCGAAAGATCCAACCTTTAGAGTAGATGGGGGAAATGGCTATAATCTAACAGTCGATAAAGATTTTTATATTGGAGGAGATTTGGATTCGCAAAACCATGCCTGTATTTTAGTTAGGGGGAATTTAACAATACAAGGGGAAAGTTATTTAGGTAATAAAACAGTGGTAATTGTCTACGGAAACGCCTATTTTAAAATTAAACCAGAACTTCAAAACGAAAATGCGCAAATTTATGTAGCGGGGAATACATTTTTGGGGTCCCCTGCTGAAAAAACGACTGAATACAAATCTATCCCAATTTTTAAGGAATGTAAAGAGCCCGACGATTTTAAAGAACCATACGAACCAGAAAGAGCTTTATATCAATGGAAGTTGGAAGACGAATTAAATCCTATTTATGAATAA
- a CDS encoding type II secretion system protein: MKNEKGLTLIELLAVLAIIGLITTLIGSVLINGLKASDRSSTNQRLQQEANYITEMIRNEYLKLEDDSIEFIIDNENQYLKMDGDIISKGFTYCYNNHCSNEHVFMINRNENQQFKLELKIENLSYNIETTFSKLR, translated from the coding sequence ATGAAAAATGAAAAAGGTCTAACCTTGATTGAACTGCTCGCGGTGCTTGCAATTATTGGCTTGATTACAACCCTAATTGGTTCAGTTCTAATTAATGGATTGAAAGCATCTGATCGGAGTTCGACAAATCAAAGACTGCAACAAGAAGCAAATTATATTACTGAAATGATTCGCAATGAATATTTGAAGCTAGAAGACGACTCGATTGAATTCATCATTGATAACGAAAATCAATATTTAAAAATGGATGGAGATATTATTTCGAAAGGTTTTACGTATTGTTATAATAATCATTGCAGCAATGAACATGTGTTTATGATTAACAGAAATGAAAATCAACAATTTAAATTAGAACTGAAAATAGAAAACTTATCCTATAATATTGAAACGACGTTTAGTAAGCTGCGCTAA
- a CDS encoding prepilin-type N-terminal cleavage/methylation domain-containing protein, translating into MQRINVNRKESGLTLIEVLASIVILSIVLISFSSLLLQSTKHTKYNKEKLTAVQVAEDIVAKIRNGDYSMDGETKAYISLGDEKFEVSIHISDGPSNLKLAKITVNSLAKTKKSSFETEMYFEVDKVSP; encoded by the coding sequence ATGCAGAGAATAAACGTCAATCGAAAAGAAAGTGGTTTGACACTTATAGAGGTTTTGGCATCCATTGTAATATTGTCTATTGTACTTATTAGTTTTTCAAGTTTATTATTACAATCTACCAAACATACAAAATATAATAAAGAGAAATTGACAGCTGTTCAAGTGGCCGAGGATATAGTAGCCAAGATTAGAAATGGTGATTATTCAATGGATGGGGAAACGAAAGCGTATATTTCCTTGGGCGACGAAAAGTTTGAAGTTAGCATACACATATCTGATGGCCCTTCCAATTTAAAGTTAGCTAAGATTACAGTGAATTCATTAGCAAAAACCAAAAAGTCATCTTTTGAAACAGAAATGTATTTTGAAGTGGATAAGGTTTCGCCATGA